A single genomic interval of Aphidius gifuensis isolate YNYX2018 linkage group LG6, ASM1490517v1, whole genome shotgun sequence harbors:
- the LOC122858662 gene encoding uncharacterized protein LOC122858662 isoform X2 yields the protein MIVKLIIIIFSLTWINQVDDVAGVDKWPDSLDESLDEQNDAEIFRAVVDSMKKWELHKRSSRRIKREISRVCYEDVGCFEDTGPFSYLEMLPSPPKDVGTRFFVYGSRKARSIPMEVLPDDINDKTHNSIDSDLPTKVIVHGFGSGCDHVWVYEMRSALMSAHDCNIVCVDWSLGSAIPNYVRAAANTRLVGRQLAKLIRGLNVPLERVHLIGFSLGAHVAGFAGAELGNVSRITGLDPAGPLFESQDPRARLDETDAQFVDVIHSNGEQLILGGLGSWQPMGDVDFYPNGGRMQTGCSNLFVGAVSDFIWSFPCEKGYDGLLQGDCFPCGIDRPCGDMGYYSDVSTARGQLYLVTREEEPFCAHQYQIKLFNNRGERPARSYGKLQVTLVGNGGFNETFTMTKKDDEELLVGAILHKMVVPHPVVVDLEAIEVKYTAYSGWISSGLVSWSIDKVSILDSYGKSLSVCRRGLILESGHPVYLPLYPSECTIPIEIDNQTLSTNINLTNSFVTNNNINNKNDEFKLTGIGPFVKSQNYDNNNGFIDTIQNEHKRPMKNFGPYTKEQNIRFFNDEKINDNNNNADGNNNNDNIKNENDKKDSSIIWSFVDINNNKNDNDKNLLENLEIESGRGFSGGSYVHTTSINPIKLIDTTTVLLTSEIQEPVLQFKKETSRSMKLGEITEPLLRPRSIRQNTNEGSIDDVKIIINDTIEKTMLQQNNDTVLHGFTVQFLPERLAGILAQAEKYARQKLLPLISQYTPSFISNSRQDRQRYFPSLSDANDNYDMAKFNQNNKSLLAKHVEGNKNTVLEKNNWIPINGTMLKYSSIENSTSSYMLTDNTEGKWITKLNDDSRKVEEKDNDWMPIVDKIEANKLNDKIDNNGSVVIKNSSVESISMDNNLPSTTVVSSKINDKKFIPVGRINENNDKKLTDYVGDKKINDIERGTLRSMIFPFHYSGKNDPRTKYIPLLPEEEVGRRNYFQERER from the exons atgattgttaaattaattattattatattttcattaacttGGATAAATCAAGTTG ATGATGTAGCTGGTGTGGACAAATGGCCAGATAGCCTAGATGAATCATTGGATGAGCAAAATGATGCTGAAATATTTCGCGCTGTTGttgattcaatgaaaaaatggGAATTACATAAAAGAAGTTCACGTagaataaaaagagaaatatcACGTGTTTGTTATGAGGATGTTGGATGTTTTGAGGATACTGGACCATTTAGTTATTTAGAAATGTTGCCATCACCACCAAAAGATGTTGGAACAAG attttttgtttatggaAGTAGAAAAGCTAGATCAATACCAATGGAAGTATTACCAgatgatattaatgataaaactCATAATTCAATTGATTCTGATTTACCAACAAAAGTTATTGTTCATGGTTTTGGATCTGGTTGTGATCATGTATGGGTTTATGAAATGAGATCTGCGCTAATGTCAGCACATGATTGTAacattg tTTGTGTTGATTGGAGCTTAGGAAGTGCAATACCAAATTATGTTAGAGCAGCAGCAAACACAAGACTTGTTGGACGTCaattggcaaaattaattagagGATTAAATGTACCACTTGAAAGAGTTCATTTAATTGGTTTTAGTCTTGGTGCACATGTTGCTGGTTTTGCTGGTGCTGAACTTGGAAATGTTTCACGTATAacag GTCTTGATCCAGCTGGTCCATTATTTGAATCACAAGATCCACGTGCACGTCTTGATGAAACAGATGCAcaatttgttgatgttataCATAGTAATGGTGAACAATTAATACTTGGTGGTCTTGGTTCATGGCAACCAATGGGTGATGTTGATTTTTATCCAAATGGTGGTCGTATGCAAACTGGAtgttcaaatttatttgtcgGTGCTGTATCTGATTTTATATGGT CATTTCCATGTGAAAAAGGATATGATGGTTTATTACAAGGTGATTGTTTTCCATGTGGTATTGATAGACCATGTGGTGATATGGGTTATTATTCTGATGTATCAACAGCAAGAGGACAATTGTATCTTGTTACTAGAGAAGAAGAACCATTTTGTGCtcatcaatatcaaattaaattatttaataatcgtGGTGAAAGACCAGCAAGAAGTTATGGTAAATTACAAGTAACACTTGTTGGTAATGGTGGTTTTAATGAAACATTTACAATGACTaaaaaagatgatgaagaGCTACTTGTTGGTGCAATTCTACATAAAATGGTTGTACCACATCCAGTCGTTGTTGATCTAGAAGCAATTGAG GTAAAATATACAGCATACAGTGGATGGATTTCGTCAGGTTTAGTTAGTTGGAGCATTGATAAAGTATCAATTCTTGATAGTTATGGTAAAAGTTTATCAGTATGTCGTCGTGGATTAATTCTTGAATCTGGTCATCCAGTGTATTTACCACTTTATCCAAGTGAATGTACAATACCAATTGAAATTGACAATCaaacattatcaacaaatataaatttaacaaattcatttgtaacaaataataatattaataataaaaatgatgaatttaaattgactGGTATTGGACCATTTGTTAAAAgtcaaaattatgataataacaatGGATTTATTGATACAATACAAAATGAACATAAACGtccaatgaaaaattttggTCCATATACAAAAGAACaaaatattagattttttaatgatgaaaaaattaatgataataataataatgctgatggtaataataataatgataatattaaaaatgaaaatgataaaaaagatagTTCAATAATATGGtcatttgttgatataaataataataaaaatgataatgataaaaatttattggaaaatttagaaattgaaAGTGGACGTGGTTTTTCTGGTGGTAGTTATGTACATACAACATCAATAaatccaataaaattaattgatacaaCAACTGTATTATTAACAAGTGAAATACAAGAACCtgtattacaatttaaaaaagaaacatcAAGATCAATGAAGCTTGGTGAAATAACAGAGCCATTGCTACGTCCACGTTCAATAAgacaaaatacaaatgaaggatcaattgatgatgtaaaaattataataaatgatactATTGAAAAGACAAtgttacaacaaaataatgacACAGTTTTGCATGGTTTTACTGTGCAATTTTTACCAGAAAGATTAGCTGGTATATTAGCACAAGCTGAAAAATATGCAAGGCAAAAATTATTGCCACTTATATCACAATATACACCGAGTTTTATTAGTAATTCAAGACAAGATAGGCAAAGGTATTTTCCATCATTGAGTGATGCTAATGATAACTATGATATGGCTAAATTTAATcagaataataaaagtttattgGCTAAACATGTtgaaggaaataaaaatacagtattggaaaaaaataattggatacCAATTAATGGTACGATGTTGAAGTATTcgagtattgaaaattcaacaagTTCATACATGTTGACTGATAATACTGAGGGTAAATGGATCACGAAATTGAATGATGATAGTAGAAAAGTTGAAGAAAAGGATAATGATTGGATgccaattgttgataaaattgaagctaataaattgaatgataaaattgataataatgggAGTGTTgtgattaaaaattcaagtgttGAAAGTATATCAAtggataataatttaccaagtaCAACAGTTGTTAGtagtaaaattaatgataagaAATTTATTCCAGTTGGtagaattaatgaaaataatgataaaaaattgacggATTATGttggagataaaaaaattaatgatattgaaaGAGGAACACTGAGATCAATGATATTTCCATTTCATTATTCTGGAAAAAATGATCCACGAACTAAATATATTCCTCTACTTCCTGAAGAAGAAGTAGGACgtcgaaattattttcaagaacgAGAACGTTGA
- the LOC122858662 gene encoding uncharacterized protein LOC122858662 isoform X1 produces MIVKLIIIIFSLTWINQVDDVAGVDKWPDSLDESLDEQNDAEIFRAVVDSMKKWELHKRSSRRIKREISRVCYEDVGCFEDTGPFSYLEMLPSPPKDVGTRFFVYGSRKARSIPMEVLPDDINDKTHNSIDSDLPTKVIVHGFGSGCDHVWVYEMRSALMSAHDCNIVCVDWSLGSAIPNYVRAAANTRLVGRQLAKLIRGLNVPLERVHLIGFSLGAHVAGFAGAELGNVSRITGLDPAGPLFESQDPRARLDETDAQFVDVIHSNGEQLILGGLGSWQPMGDVDFYPNGGRMQTGCSNLFVGAVSDFIWSGSIEGRSLCNHRRAYKLFTDSVSPKCRFPAFPCEKGYDGLLQGDCFPCGIDRPCGDMGYYSDVSTARGQLYLVTREEEPFCAHQYQIKLFNNRGERPARSYGKLQVTLVGNGGFNETFTMTKKDDEELLVGAILHKMVVPHPVVVDLEAIEVKYTAYSGWISSGLVSWSIDKVSILDSYGKSLSVCRRGLILESGHPVYLPLYPSECTIPIEIDNQTLSTNINLTNSFVTNNNINNKNDEFKLTGIGPFVKSQNYDNNNGFIDTIQNEHKRPMKNFGPYTKEQNIRFFNDEKINDNNNNADGNNNNDNIKNENDKKDSSIIWSFVDINNNKNDNDKNLLENLEIESGRGFSGGSYVHTTSINPIKLIDTTTVLLTSEIQEPVLQFKKETSRSMKLGEITEPLLRPRSIRQNTNEGSIDDVKIIINDTIEKTMLQQNNDTVLHGFTVQFLPERLAGILAQAEKYARQKLLPLISQYTPSFISNSRQDRQRYFPSLSDANDNYDMAKFNQNNKSLLAKHVEGNKNTVLEKNNWIPINGTMLKYSSIENSTSSYMLTDNTEGKWITKLNDDSRKVEEKDNDWMPIVDKIEANKLNDKIDNNGSVVIKNSSVESISMDNNLPSTTVVSSKINDKKFIPVGRINENNDKKLTDYVGDKKINDIERGTLRSMIFPFHYSGKNDPRTKYIPLLPEEEVGRRNYFQERER; encoded by the exons atgattgttaaattaattattattatattttcattaacttGGATAAATCAAGTTG ATGATGTAGCTGGTGTGGACAAATGGCCAGATAGCCTAGATGAATCATTGGATGAGCAAAATGATGCTGAAATATTTCGCGCTGTTGttgattcaatgaaaaaatggGAATTACATAAAAGAAGTTCACGTagaataaaaagagaaatatcACGTGTTTGTTATGAGGATGTTGGATGTTTTGAGGATACTGGACCATTTAGTTATTTAGAAATGTTGCCATCACCACCAAAAGATGTTGGAACAAG attttttgtttatggaAGTAGAAAAGCTAGATCAATACCAATGGAAGTATTACCAgatgatattaatgataaaactCATAATTCAATTGATTCTGATTTACCAACAAAAGTTATTGTTCATGGTTTTGGATCTGGTTGTGATCATGTATGGGTTTATGAAATGAGATCTGCGCTAATGTCAGCACATGATTGTAacattg tTTGTGTTGATTGGAGCTTAGGAAGTGCAATACCAAATTATGTTAGAGCAGCAGCAAACACAAGACTTGTTGGACGTCaattggcaaaattaattagagGATTAAATGTACCACTTGAAAGAGTTCATTTAATTGGTTTTAGTCTTGGTGCACATGTTGCTGGTTTTGCTGGTGCTGAACTTGGAAATGTTTCACGTATAacag GTCTTGATCCAGCTGGTCCATTATTTGAATCACAAGATCCACGTGCACGTCTTGATGAAACAGATGCAcaatttgttgatgttataCATAGTAATGGTGAACAATTAATACTTGGTGGTCTTGGTTCATGGCAACCAATGGGTGATGTTGATTTTTATCCAAATGGTGGTCGTATGCAAACTGGAtgttcaaatttatttgtcgGTGCTGTATCTGATTTTATATGGT ctgGATCAATTGAGGGACGTTCACTTTGCAATCATAGACgtgcatataaattatttactgattCAGTTAGTCCAAAATGTCGTTTTCCAGCATTTCCATGTGAAAAAGGATATGATGGTTTATTACAAGGTGATTGTTTTCCATGTGGTATTGATAGACCATGTGGTGATATGGGTTATTATTCTGATGTATCAACAGCAAGAGGACAATTGTATCTTGTTACTAGAGAAGAAGAACCATTTTGTGCtcatcaatatcaaattaaattatttaataatcgtGGTGAAAGACCAGCAAGAAGTTATGGTAAATTACAAGTAACACTTGTTGGTAATGGTGGTTTTAATGAAACATTTACAATGACTaaaaaagatgatgaagaGCTACTTGTTGGTGCAATTCTACATAAAATGGTTGTACCACATCCAGTCGTTGTTGATCTAGAAGCAATTGAG GTAAAATATACAGCATACAGTGGATGGATTTCGTCAGGTTTAGTTAGTTGGAGCATTGATAAAGTATCAATTCTTGATAGTTATGGTAAAAGTTTATCAGTATGTCGTCGTGGATTAATTCTTGAATCTGGTCATCCAGTGTATTTACCACTTTATCCAAGTGAATGTACAATACCAATTGAAATTGACAATCaaacattatcaacaaatataaatttaacaaattcatttgtaacaaataataatattaataataaaaatgatgaatttaaattgactGGTATTGGACCATTTGTTAAAAgtcaaaattatgataataacaatGGATTTATTGATACAATACAAAATGAACATAAACGtccaatgaaaaattttggTCCATATACAAAAGAACaaaatattagattttttaatgatgaaaaaattaatgataataataataatgctgatggtaataataataatgataatattaaaaatgaaaatgataaaaaagatagTTCAATAATATGGtcatttgttgatataaataataataaaaatgataatgataaaaatttattggaaaatttagaaattgaaAGTGGACGTGGTTTTTCTGGTGGTAGTTATGTACATACAACATCAATAaatccaataaaattaattgatacaaCAACTGTATTATTAACAAGTGAAATACAAGAACCtgtattacaatttaaaaaagaaacatcAAGATCAATGAAGCTTGGTGAAATAACAGAGCCATTGCTACGTCCACGTTCAATAAgacaaaatacaaatgaaggatcaattgatgatgtaaaaattataataaatgatactATTGAAAAGACAAtgttacaacaaaataatgacACAGTTTTGCATGGTTTTACTGTGCAATTTTTACCAGAAAGATTAGCTGGTATATTAGCACAAGCTGAAAAATATGCAAGGCAAAAATTATTGCCACTTATATCACAATATACACCGAGTTTTATTAGTAATTCAAGACAAGATAGGCAAAGGTATTTTCCATCATTGAGTGATGCTAATGATAACTATGATATGGCTAAATTTAATcagaataataaaagtttattgGCTAAACATGTtgaaggaaataaaaatacagtattggaaaaaaataattggatacCAATTAATGGTACGATGTTGAAGTATTcgagtattgaaaattcaacaagTTCATACATGTTGACTGATAATACTGAGGGTAAATGGATCACGAAATTGAATGATGATAGTAGAAAAGTTGAAGAAAAGGATAATGATTGGATgccaattgttgataaaattgaagctaataaattgaatgataaaattgataataatgggAGTGTTgtgattaaaaattcaagtgttGAAAGTATATCAAtggataataatttaccaagtaCAACAGTTGTTAGtagtaaaattaatgataagaAATTTATTCCAGTTGGtagaattaatgaaaataatgataaaaaattgacggATTATGttggagataaaaaaattaatgatattgaaaGAGGAACACTGAGATCAATGATATTTCCATTTCATTATTCTGGAAAAAATGATCCACGAACTAAATATATTCCTCTACTTCCTGAAGAAGAAGTAGGACgtcgaaattattttcaagaacgAGAACGTTGA
- the LOC122858662 gene encoding uncharacterized protein LOC122858662 isoform X3 — MKKWELHKRSSRRIKREISRVCYEDVGCFEDTGPFSYLEMLPSPPKDVGTRFFVYGSRKARSIPMEVLPDDINDKTHNSIDSDLPTKVIVHGFGSGCDHVWVYEMRSALMSAHDCNIVCVDWSLGSAIPNYVRAAANTRLVGRQLAKLIRGLNVPLERVHLIGFSLGAHVAGFAGAELGNVSRITGLDPAGPLFESQDPRARLDETDAQFVDVIHSNGEQLILGGLGSWQPMGDVDFYPNGGRMQTGCSNLFVGAVSDFIWSGSIEGRSLCNHRRAYKLFTDSVSPKCRFPAFPCEKGYDGLLQGDCFPCGIDRPCGDMGYYSDVSTARGQLYLVTREEEPFCAHQYQIKLFNNRGERPARSYGKLQVTLVGNGGFNETFTMTKKDDEELLVGAILHKMVVPHPVVVDLEAIEVKYTAYSGWISSGLVSWSIDKVSILDSYGKSLSVCRRGLILESGHPVYLPLYPSECTIPIEIDNQTLSTNINLTNSFVTNNNINNKNDEFKLTGIGPFVKSQNYDNNNGFIDTIQNEHKRPMKNFGPYTKEQNIRFFNDEKINDNNNNADGNNNNDNIKNENDKKDSSIIWSFVDINNNKNDNDKNLLENLEIESGRGFSGGSYVHTTSINPIKLIDTTTVLLTSEIQEPVLQFKKETSRSMKLGEITEPLLRPRSIRQNTNEGSIDDVKIIINDTIEKTMLQQNNDTVLHGFTVQFLPERLAGILAQAEKYARQKLLPLISQYTPSFISNSRQDRQRYFPSLSDANDNYDMAKFNQNNKSLLAKHVEGNKNTVLEKNNWIPINGTMLKYSSIENSTSSYMLTDNTEGKWITKLNDDSRKVEEKDNDWMPIVDKIEANKLNDKIDNNGSVVIKNSSVESISMDNNLPSTTVVSSKINDKKFIPVGRINENNDKKLTDYVGDKKINDIERGTLRSMIFPFHYSGKNDPRTKYIPLLPEEEVGRRNYFQERER, encoded by the exons atgaaaaaatggGAATTACATAAAAGAAGTTCACGTagaataaaaagagaaatatcACGTGTTTGTTATGAGGATGTTGGATGTTTTGAGGATACTGGACCATTTAGTTATTTAGAAATGTTGCCATCACCACCAAAAGATGTTGGAACAAG attttttgtttatggaAGTAGAAAAGCTAGATCAATACCAATGGAAGTATTACCAgatgatattaatgataaaactCATAATTCAATTGATTCTGATTTACCAACAAAAGTTATTGTTCATGGTTTTGGATCTGGTTGTGATCATGTATGGGTTTATGAAATGAGATCTGCGCTAATGTCAGCACATGATTGTAacattg tTTGTGTTGATTGGAGCTTAGGAAGTGCAATACCAAATTATGTTAGAGCAGCAGCAAACACAAGACTTGTTGGACGTCaattggcaaaattaattagagGATTAAATGTACCACTTGAAAGAGTTCATTTAATTGGTTTTAGTCTTGGTGCACATGTTGCTGGTTTTGCTGGTGCTGAACTTGGAAATGTTTCACGTATAacag GTCTTGATCCAGCTGGTCCATTATTTGAATCACAAGATCCACGTGCACGTCTTGATGAAACAGATGCAcaatttgttgatgttataCATAGTAATGGTGAACAATTAATACTTGGTGGTCTTGGTTCATGGCAACCAATGGGTGATGTTGATTTTTATCCAAATGGTGGTCGTATGCAAACTGGAtgttcaaatttatttgtcgGTGCTGTATCTGATTTTATATGGT ctgGATCAATTGAGGGACGTTCACTTTGCAATCATAGACgtgcatataaattatttactgattCAGTTAGTCCAAAATGTCGTTTTCCAGCATTTCCATGTGAAAAAGGATATGATGGTTTATTACAAGGTGATTGTTTTCCATGTGGTATTGATAGACCATGTGGTGATATGGGTTATTATTCTGATGTATCAACAGCAAGAGGACAATTGTATCTTGTTACTAGAGAAGAAGAACCATTTTGTGCtcatcaatatcaaattaaattatttaataatcgtGGTGAAAGACCAGCAAGAAGTTATGGTAAATTACAAGTAACACTTGTTGGTAATGGTGGTTTTAATGAAACATTTACAATGACTaaaaaagatgatgaagaGCTACTTGTTGGTGCAATTCTACATAAAATGGTTGTACCACATCCAGTCGTTGTTGATCTAGAAGCAATTGAG GTAAAATATACAGCATACAGTGGATGGATTTCGTCAGGTTTAGTTAGTTGGAGCATTGATAAAGTATCAATTCTTGATAGTTATGGTAAAAGTTTATCAGTATGTCGTCGTGGATTAATTCTTGAATCTGGTCATCCAGTGTATTTACCACTTTATCCAAGTGAATGTACAATACCAATTGAAATTGACAATCaaacattatcaacaaatataaatttaacaaattcatttgtaacaaataataatattaataataaaaatgatgaatttaaattgactGGTATTGGACCATTTGTTAAAAgtcaaaattatgataataacaatGGATTTATTGATACAATACAAAATGAACATAAACGtccaatgaaaaattttggTCCATATACAAAAGAACaaaatattagattttttaatgatgaaaaaattaatgataataataataatgctgatggtaataataataatgataatattaaaaatgaaaatgataaaaaagatagTTCAATAATATGGtcatttgttgatataaataataataaaaatgataatgataaaaatttattggaaaatttagaaattgaaAGTGGACGTGGTTTTTCTGGTGGTAGTTATGTACATACAACATCAATAaatccaataaaattaattgatacaaCAACTGTATTATTAACAAGTGAAATACAAGAACCtgtattacaatttaaaaaagaaacatcAAGATCAATGAAGCTTGGTGAAATAACAGAGCCATTGCTACGTCCACGTTCAATAAgacaaaatacaaatgaaggatcaattgatgatgtaaaaattataataaatgatactATTGAAAAGACAAtgttacaacaaaataatgacACAGTTTTGCATGGTTTTACTGTGCAATTTTTACCAGAAAGATTAGCTGGTATATTAGCACAAGCTGAAAAATATGCAAGGCAAAAATTATTGCCACTTATATCACAATATACACCGAGTTTTATTAGTAATTCAAGACAAGATAGGCAAAGGTATTTTCCATCATTGAGTGATGCTAATGATAACTATGATATGGCTAAATTTAATcagaataataaaagtttattgGCTAAACATGTtgaaggaaataaaaatacagtattggaaaaaaataattggatacCAATTAATGGTACGATGTTGAAGTATTcgagtattgaaaattcaacaagTTCATACATGTTGACTGATAATACTGAGGGTAAATGGATCACGAAATTGAATGATGATAGTAGAAAAGTTGAAGAAAAGGATAATGATTGGATgccaattgttgataaaattgaagctaataaattgaatgataaaattgataataatgggAGTGTTgtgattaaaaattcaagtgttGAAAGTATATCAAtggataataatttaccaagtaCAACAGTTGTTAGtagtaaaattaatgataagaAATTTATTCCAGTTGGtagaattaatgaaaataatgataaaaaattgacggATTATGttggagataaaaaaattaatgatattgaaaGAGGAACACTGAGATCAATGATATTTCCATTTCATTATTCTGGAAAAAATGATCCACGAACTAAATATATTCCTCTACTTCCTGAAGAAGAAGTAGGACgtcgaaattattttcaagaacgAGAACGTTGA